In Haematobia irritans isolate KBUSLIRL chromosome 1, ASM5000362v1, whole genome shotgun sequence, a genomic segment contains:
- the rdx gene encoding BTB/POZ and MATH domain-containing protein rdx isoform X1, with translation MFDPFVKIKKKPNSNSNINNTNNNNILVQNLEENFLPNLNDIAASVDAEIDDDCFCLTPPATTPSTPTQQHSNSTATPTLSAALTAATAGQPSTSASSASNLLLASLSPSSSPHKDLGSSSSSATSTTCSRLQQLISAPPIIQTPHLRQQQQQNQLLASPPTPPPSTPPTPALNHQQRQNSELQNQLQNTSSSSSGSLSASGSRTPQVLTPLSSPVQPTSVLQQHLGHIPTASTGTTESGSSSSSRPILQTLAQHLATPPALGSPSSSSASSSSSSSSPSSPLLQELFATNNLQNVLTRQSSSASNSSTNSSTHNSSTSSSLSNSTLRSLVSNPSTLITSSTTLNSIIANRLNSPPTAGSSSATNSSSSSSSSSLTTAASSSSSSGSSSLYHQQHSALTNSITHRIHQSIRRHLNQQHAGQQQNSLATNSQQQQQQQQHHNSQHSSSSSSSASHHQHHHQQSQHHRLLQQHSSQFQQQNSQQQQQHHHHHRHHYHHQLSNSISASGSLSSANSSSVAANATASSSSSSSTSSSSSSSSPSTSNSNSPVCVVLLVKCPNSKEYCNALQAQNHNLIPPATLQQLQQQHQHCCDNKRLPVNECQASQTARVTSNLNASSSTMAVSRVPSPPLPEVNTPVAENWCYTQVKVVKFSYMWTINNFSFCREEMGEVLKSSTFSAGANDKLKWCLRVNPKGLDEESKDYLSLYLLLVSCNKSEVRAKFKFSILNAKREETKAMESQRAYRFVQGKDWGFKKFIRRDFLLDEANGLLPEDKLTIFCEVSVVADSVNISGQSNIVQFKVPECKLSEDLGNLFDNEKFSDVTLAVGGREFQAHKAILAARSDVFAAMFEHEMEERKLNRVAITDVDHEVLKEMLRFIYTGKAPNLDKMADDLLAAADKYALEKLKVMCEEALCVNLSVETAAETLILADLHSADQLKAQTIDFINTHATDVMETQGWQNMITTHSHLIAEAFRALATQQIPPIGPPRKRVKMS, from the exons atgtttgacccctttgtgaaaataaagaaaaagccTAATAGCAACAGTAATATCAACAACACTAACAATAACAATATAttagtgcaaaatttagaagaaaattttctaccaaatctAAATGACATTGCCGCCTCGGTGGATGCGGAAATTGATGATGATTGTTTTTGCCTGACACCACCAGCCACTACGCCCTCAACGCCCACTCAGCAGCATAGTAACAGTACAGCTACACCAACTTTAAGTGCAGCCTTGACAGCCGCAACAGCTGGACAGCCATCAACATCAGCATCATCTGCCTCTAATCTGTTATTAGCATCGTTATCGCCGTCATCCTCTCCCCACAAGGATTTGGGCTCTAGTAGTAGTAGTGCCACAAGTACCACCTGTAGTCGTTTGCAACAGTTGATATCTGCACCGCCCATTATACAAACGCCCCATTTaaggcagcagcaacaacaaaaccaaTTGCTGGCTTCACCACCCACACCACCGCCCTCAACCCCACCAACACCTGCCTTAAATCACCAACAACGTCAGAATAGCGAACtacaaaatcaattacaaaataccTCTTCGTCATCCTCTGGCTCTTTGTCGGCATCTGGATCTCGTACTCCTCAAGTTCTGACCCCATTATCTTCGCCGGTACAACCAACATCGGTATTGCAACAACAtttaggccatataccaacggcTTCAACGGGAACCACAGAGTCCGGCAGTTCGTCCTCTTCTAGACCCATTTTACAGACATTAGCCCAACATTTGGCTACACCGCCTGCTCTGGGGTCGCCCTCCTCTTCATCCGCgtcgtcgtcgtcatcatcatcgtcacccTCCTCACCATTGTTGCAAGAATTATTTGCTACAAATAATTTACAGAATGTATTAACCAGACAAAGTTCCTCAGCCAGCAACTCGAGTACAAATAGCTCTACACATAACTCTTCGACATCGTCTTCTCTATCCAATTCTACTTTAAGAAGTTTGGTTTCAAATCCCTCAACTTTGATTACATCAAGTACAACATTGAATAGTATTATAGCCAATCGATTGAATTCGCCGCCAACCGCAGGAAGTTCTTCAGCAACAAATTCCTCCTCGTCATCATCGTCCTCCTCACTGACCACAGCGGCCTCTTCTTCTTCCTCATCGGGATCTTCATCGTTATATCATCAGCAACATTCCGCTTTGACAAATTCGATAACACATCGTATACATCAATCGATACGCCGGCATTTAAATCAGCAACACGCGGGGCAACAGCAAAATAGTTTAGCAACAAATtcccagcagcagcagcagcaacaacagcatCACAACTCTCAACATTCGTCTTCTTCGTCTTCGTCTGCTTCTCACCACCAGCATCATCACCAGCAATCACAACATCATCGTTTGTTGCAGCAACATTCATCACAATTCCAACAACAAAAttcgcagcaacaacaacaacatcatcatcatcatcgccatcattatcatcatcaatTGTCAAATTCAATTTCCGCTTCCGGTTCTTTATCATCAGCGAATTCTTCATCAGTTGCTGCCAACGCTACAGCGTCTTCTTCTTCGTCATCATCGACATCGTCgtcgtcttcttcttcttcgcCCTCAACATCCAATTCAAATTCACCCGTGTGTGTAGTATTATTGGTCAAGTGTCCAAATTCTAAGGAATATTGTAACGCCTTACAGGCTCAAAATCACAATTTAATACCTCCTGCAACATTACAacaattacaacaacaacaccagcatTGCTGTGATAATAAAAG aTTGCCGGTGAACGAATGTCAGGCAAGTCAAACTGCTAGAGTGACATCGAACCTAAACGCATCCAGTAGTACAATGGCGGTTAGTCGAGTACCCTCACCGCCTTTACCGGAAGTTAATACACCGGTTGCTGAAAACTGGTGTTACACACAG GTGAAAGTGGTTAAATTTAGCTATATGTGGAccataaataattttagtttttgtcgTGAGGAAATGGGTGAAGTCTTGAAATCCTCTACATTTTCCGCCGGTGCTAATGACAAACTAAAATG GTGTTTACGTGTCAATCCAAAAGGTCTAGATGAAGAAAGTAAAGATTATTTATCGCTATATTTATTATTAGTTTCCTGCAATAAATCAGAAGTTAgagccaaatttaaattttcaatattaaatgCTAAAAGAGAAGAAACCAAAGCCATGGAATCACAGAg AGCATACCGTTTTGTACAAGGCAAAGATTGGGGTTTCAAAAAATTCATACGACGAGATTTCCTATTGGATGAAGCAAATGGCCTTTTGCCCGAGGACAAATTGACAATATTCTGTGAAGTTAGTGTTGTGGCCGATAGTGTTAATATATCTGGCCAATCAAATATTGTACAATTCAAAGTGCCCGAATGCAAATTAAGTGAAGATTTGGGTAACCTCTTTGACAATGAGAAATTCAGTGATGTAACGTTAGCCGTAGGTGGCCGTgaatttcaagcacataaagcaATTTTGGCAG ctCGTAGTGATGTTTTTGCTGCCATGTTTGAGCATGAAATGGAGGAGCGTAAATTGAATCGTGTCGCCATAACTGATGTTGATCATGAAGTTTTAAAGGAAATGTTACGTTTTATTTATACTGGCAAAGCgccaaatttagataaaatggcCGATGATCTCTTAGCAGCAGCTGATAAG TATGCTTTGGAAAAGCTGAAAGTAATGTGTGAGGAAGCGCTGTGCGTTAATCTCTCCGTTGAAACAGCCGCTGAAACATTAATATTAGCCGATCTCCATAGTGCGGATCAATTAAAAGCACAAACGATAGATTTTATTAATAC